In Vanessa atalanta chromosome 29, ilVanAtal1.2, whole genome shotgun sequence, a genomic segment contains:
- the LOC125074976 gene encoding fatty acyl-CoA reductase 1-like — MTFLQERDLENVPTIQEYYKGKTLFITGGSGFMGKVLVEKLLYSCSDLDRIYLLLRNKKGVKAEDRLANIYSSRCFDRLRKEKPGIFQQKVFFIAGDASEIGLGISDEDRTLIINRTNIIFHVAASVRFDDSLKVAARLNLRGTREIVELSKDIRNLEVFVHVSTSYANTNRKQIDEVIYPAFADWRETLDICENVDDHTLNVLTPKYLGELPNTYVFTKQLAEHVLAEQKGKLPIVIMRPSIVISSVKEPLVGWVENLNGPVGILIASGKGILRSLYTDPDIVSDYIPVDVATKAFIAGAWARGVKKFEPTDDIEVYNCSTSHMKTMTIGEIVDFGKNCIVREIPLEGMLWFVGGSLTRSKLEYYLKVLFLHLLPAVLVDLILRIIGRKPMLVKVQRRIYVANLALQYFVTQQWTFINKNILELRSRIKEEDKVPFYYEMETIIPEEYFRNASIGGKEFILNEKMENLPKAKAHFRRMEILDRVVRTLIQGYVFWFIAHTDFVAEIFRKLSNLTI, encoded by the exons TGGTGGATCAG gCTTCATGGGAAAAGTTTTGGTGGAGAAATTGCTCTACTCCTGTTCAGATCTAGACAGAATCTATTTATTGCTGAGAAATAAAAAAGGCGTTAAGGCGGAAGACAGACTAGCTAATATATATTCTTCAAGA tGTTTTGATCGTCTAAGAAAAGAAAAACCGGGTATATTCCAGCAGAAAGTGTTTTTTATCGCCGGGGACGCGAGTGAAATTGGACTTG GTATATCGGATGAAGATAGAACCTTGATTATTAATAGAACGAACATCATTTTCCATGTTGCTGCTAGTGTCAG atttgATGATAGCCTAAAAGTAGCTGCTAGACTGAATCTTCGAGGAACAAGAGAAATTGTTGAACTATCTAAGGACATAAGGAATCTGGAA GTCTTTGTGCACGTGTCAACGTCTTACGCGAATACAAATCGGAAACAGATAGACGAGGTTATTTATCCCGCTTTCGCTGATTGGAGGGAAACACTGGATATTTGTGAAAATGTAGATGATCATACCTTGAATGTTCTCACTCCTAA gtatTTAGGAGAATTGCCCAACACGTATGTGTTCACGAAGCAACTGGCGGAGCATGTACTGGCCGAACAAAAAGGCAAACTGCCCATCGTCATTATGAGACCATCGATTG TGATATCAAGCGTTAAAGAACCATTGGTGGGTTGGGTTGAAAACTTAAATGGACCGGTTGGTATACTGATCGCCAGTGGTAAAG gaaTTCTAAGAAGTCTGTATACGGATCCTGATATTGTATCCGACTACATACCTGTTGATGTTGCTACTAAGGCTTTCATCGCCGGGGCTTGGGCACGCGGTGTTAAAAA atTTGAACCAACAGATGATATAGAGGTATACAATTGTTCTACGAGTCACATGAAAACGATGACAATAGGCGAAATTGTTGACTTCGGCAAAAACTGTATCGTCCGCGAGATTCCGTTGGAGGGCATGCTGTGGTTTGTTGGAGGTTCACTCACAAGATCGAAGCTTGAGTACTACTTGAAG GTACTCTTTCTCCACTTACTACCAGCTGTCCTAGTGGATTTAATTCTTCGAATTATTGGAAGGAAACCAAT GCTGGTTAAAGTACAACGTCGGATATATGTGGCAAATTTAGCTCTTCAGTACTTCGTGACCCAGCAATGGacgttcataaataaaaatatcctcgAACTACGCTCGCGGATCAAAGAGGAAGACAAAGTGCCGTTCTACTATGAAATGGAGACAATAATTCCAGAAGAATATTTCAGAAACGCCTCTATAGGCGGAAAGGAGTTTATTTTGAACGaaaaaatggaaaatttacCGAAAGCTAAAGCACATTTTAGAAG AATGGAGATTTTGGACAGAGTCGTGCGTACTTTAATACAAGGCTACGTTTTCTGGTTTATTGCTCATACGGATTTCGTTGCAGAAATTTTCCGGAAGCTTTCAAATTTGACTATTtga
- the LOC125074975 gene encoding fatty acyl-CoA reductase wat-like, giving the protein MSKVKELEDKALEKRKALNEAILSGDSQVQKFYDDAVVFVTGGSGFIGKQLIEKLIRSTNLKKIYMLVRPKKGKSVEDRIKHILENPVFEVVREEKPSFEDKIVGIEGDVCEINLGIDEKSWDRLADEVTVIMHAAATISFVEPMKVATLTNIRGTREVLKLGKACRNIKSIVHVSTAYANATKNRIKDEVIEDFCDSPMNPDTLIQLAESVQEATLDEMIAPLMKQWPNSYTFTKTVTEELVRRHAGRLPICIVRPAIVISAFEEPSPGWIDPQSIMGTSGFLVGISLGVTHTMLASKDVKMDFVPVDIVNNAIIVSAWETNEKFNRGDKKITIYTVTGTRDPIIWGNVYDLVYSGRTDLMPSQALWYAFLIETEYKSIYVFLSWLLHYIPALIFDGCRMLVGKKPRLFKIYKLSDTLSSVFRYFTINYWIFHDSNTVSLYNKLSNTDKLLYNCNMSSVDMKKMIFIWCYGVTKYIIKVDFSKTEYALKKQFWLRIVHYIVFPMYIYSLLKITHVSFNLLYKLLSTFLP; this is encoded by the exons atgagtAAAGTCAAAGAACTCGAGGACAAAGCATTGGAAAAAAGGAAAGCTTTGAATGAAGCCATTCTAAGTGGCGATTCTCAAGTGCAGAAGTTTTATGATGACGCCGTAGTATTCGTCACGGGCGGGTCAGGCTTCATTGGCAAGCAGCTGATCGAGAAGTTGATCCG atcaacaaatttaaaaaagatctaTATGTTAGTGCGTCCAAAGAAAGGAAAAAGTGTTGAAGATAGGATTAAACACATTTTAGAGAACCcg GTTTTTGAAGTTGTACGCGAAGAAAAACCATCGTTTGAGGACAAAATCGTGGGAATTGAAGGCGATGTTTGTGAAATTAACCTTGGCATAGATGAGAAATCTTGGGATAGGCTTGCTGATGAG GTAACCGTGATAATGCATGCAGCTGCAACGATAAGTTTCGTCGAGCCCATGAAAGTAGCAACGTTGACGAATATCCGTGGGACGCGAGAGGTACTGAAGCTCGGGAAAGCTTGTAGGAACATTAA GTCGATAGTTCACGTTTCCACAGCCTACGCTAACGCTACAAAGAATCGTATTAAAGATGAGGTGATTGAGGACTTCTGCGACAGCCCAATGAACCCTGACACTTTGATCCAACTCGCAGAAAGTGTTCAAGAAGCTACCTTAGACGAGATGATTGCTcc ACTCATGAAACAATGGCCAAACAGCTACACATTCACAAAAACTGTCACCGAAGAACTTGTAAGGAGGCATGCAGGACGTCTACCAATTTGTATCGTTCGACCAGCTATTg tgATATCAGCGTTTGAGGAACCATCGCCTGGGTGGATTGACCCGCAGAGCATAATGGGAACAAGTGGA TTTTTAGTTGGAATAAGCTTGGGTGTCACGCATACGATGCTGGCAAGTAAAGACGTTAAAATGGATTTCGTACCCGTCGATATAGTTAATAACGCAATCATTGTATCTGCATGGGAAACCAATGAGAAATTCAACAGGGGCgacaaaaaaatcacaatatacaCCGTCACGGGGACTAGGGATCCCATAATATGGG GAAATGTTTACGACTTGGTATACAGCGGCAGAACGGACTTGATGCCATCGCAAGCTCTTTGGTACGCCTTCCTTATTGAGACTGAATACAAatcaatttatgtatttttgtcaTGGCTGTTACACTATATACCGGCTCTTATATTTGACGGATGCCGCATGTTGGTGGGAAAGAAACCAAG ATTATTCAAGATATACAAATTATCCGACACTCTATCGTCAGTTTTTAGATATTTCACGATCAATTATTGGATCTTCCATGACTCGAACACTGTTTCGCTGTACAATAAATTGTCGAACACAGATAAACTTTTATACAACTGTAACATGTCGTCTGTGGATATGAAGAAAATGATCTTCATATGGTGTTATGGGGTcacaaaatatatcattaaggTCGATTTCAGTAAAACCGAATATGCACTGAAGAAACAGTTCTGGTTAAGAATAGTTCATTATATAGTTTTTCCGATGTATATTTACTCATTGCTCAAAATAACACATGTTtcgttcaatttattatataaactccTATCTACGTTCCTTCCATAA